The following proteins are encoded in a genomic region of Gimesia algae:
- a CDS encoding thioesterase family protein — MQDQQPRIGAQHSISFQVESSQAITFSQEAEISVLSTPSLIWFLEQAALQFLQPWLDEKSISVGTHVDVEHLAPTPVGATVNCTAQLIFHDGPVYRFKVEAYAGDEKIAKGLHSRRIIQTSQLVRRLQALETKSRK, encoded by the coding sequence ATGCAGGACCAGCAGCCTCGTATCGGGGCACAACATTCGATTTCGTTTCAGGTGGAAAGCAGCCAGGCGATTACTTTTTCGCAGGAAGCAGAGATTTCCGTGCTCTCCACACCGTCTCTGATTTGGTTTCTGGAACAGGCCGCGTTACAATTTCTGCAACCGTGGCTGGATGAGAAGTCGATCAGTGTGGGCACTCATGTGGATGTGGAGCATCTGGCTCCGACTCCCGTTGGTGCCACAGTGAACTGTACCGCACAGCTGATCTTTCATGATGGCCCCGTCTATCGCTTTAAAGTGGAAGCGTACGCCGGGGATGAAAAGATCGCGAAAGGTCTGCACTCCCGTCGGATCATTCAAACCAGCCAGTTAGTACGACGCCTGCAGGCATTAGAAACAAAAAGCAGAAAGTAA
- a CDS encoding putative quinol monooxygenase, whose product MIFVIADIEIAEGKQAAFLEAFHQLVPLVHAEEGCIEYGPAIDEETDIPVQVKNGSQIVTVMEKWESVEALKAHLAAPHMLTYREQVADLVKGTKIKVLKPA is encoded by the coding sequence ATGATCTTCGTCATCGCAGATATTGAAATCGCAGAGGGAAAACAGGCAGCCTTCCTGGAAGCCTTTCATCAGCTAGTCCCGCTGGTACACGCGGAAGAAGGCTGTATCGAATATGGTCCCGCAATTGATGAAGAGACCGACATCCCGGTCCAGGTGAAGAATGGCAGCCAGATTGTGACCGTCATGGAGAAATGGGAGAGCGTGGAAGCATTGAAAGCACACCTCGCTGCCCCGCATATGCTGACTTACCGGGAACAGGTCGCCGATCTTGTCAAAGGGACAAAGATCAAAGTTTTAAAACCGGCTTAA
- a CDS encoding tetratricopeptide repeat protein: MNDHPDKDLPDENSPDPSESNPEQNRTPTDADGGQAGKDQSDAALVNQSAEEEGLPEWEPLTPELVEDEAIRGDFMLRWAAILLACLFAATYISDTETLVHVKTGQYLASHGFWPPANDVFSYTANDRPWYNNAWLFDLTLSGVYGVLGDTGLTLFKILLLGITFYVIVHLCQREISTWWGSILAVLALIACFPQLNVTPEIITILGVVLTLSCLYRWQELNSPRALWLLVPLFLVWANLDPRVFLGIALLALFALGETVASLLDRSVLNDDTDYQSLWMVLGVSLLATLLNPVGWHSLTTGLNYYAVDYPLMRSMFVGGVRPEELGYFSMTSPLFWKSLNHYAVASFILIVLTFVSFVLNQAKMSWGQLFVFIGFCGLSVLASHELVVTGVLCAIFANRNFQIWYRDNFRQTYSVETSELLFSRGGRALTVLTFFVLAYLVVCGRFQGQGSTRHAVGIGFSPSLTHTIEGYQEALADSLDDRPFHFVLEQGDLLIWLDQKSFVDNRLALFAGTGEDDLIDLHNKTRRALRVQREDQIGSGLPQVWKQTFNQYQVTHVIPRLSGMNPDYRTFFDLLTTPDWQLTELNAATAVFYRTDNESETTKNFLAEHQLDFKKQAFREQKDFPEIRSDWARPKSFYSRYLLPQNSSMGNDVQTARHYLGLMSQSGGNHELSSSFAILAIQLANRGLIEDPNSAEAYRILGSAYGYLASLEAQLLAPPVDRNQQRPAVSIDRMRYFQILHAYHQSLIIEPEFAPSHLMLFDLYSNMGKIDLAHHELKTYLEMIEGQEELSDDAFARLRAYTDHLEKLNTQITQITQELDAQQEKGADRLQLASQAYQNGFVLLARRYLDDPVYQAQNPLAQNLNASILMEVGQSEEADNQMSLLEQKALQNPQIPWRAQAAFANLGNGNYRGCFDLWRQEIRSQEEARIAGILQSMPLIQPISNSFWPNQHAVSIVNYLYGLSQQQIPLLLNLARCEIEAGQPELATAHLREILESEPATPYRPLVRFYLYQLTGELIPVLPEAPAGQTEPETEELPLVAPKP; encoded by the coding sequence GTGAACGATCATCCAGACAAAGATTTGCCTGACGAGAACTCCCCCGACCCTTCTGAATCCAATCCCGAACAAAATAGGACTCCAACCGATGCTGACGGAGGTCAGGCGGGTAAAGATCAGTCTGATGCGGCCCTGGTGAATCAGAGCGCAGAAGAAGAAGGTCTGCCAGAGTGGGAACCGTTGACCCCTGAACTGGTGGAAGACGAAGCCATTCGCGGCGATTTTATGTTACGCTGGGCGGCGATTCTGCTGGCCTGTCTGTTTGCAGCCACGTATATCTCGGATACCGAAACACTGGTGCATGTGAAGACCGGTCAGTATCTGGCCAGCCATGGCTTCTGGCCTCCGGCAAATGATGTGTTTTCCTATACCGCCAATGATCGACCCTGGTACAACAATGCCTGGCTGTTTGATTTAACGCTGTCGGGTGTGTATGGCGTGCTGGGTGATACCGGATTAACGCTGTTCAAGATCCTGCTGCTGGGTATTACATTTTATGTGATCGTGCATCTCTGCCAGAGGGAGATCTCCACCTGGTGGGGATCGATCCTGGCGGTACTGGCCTTGATTGCCTGTTTTCCGCAGCTGAATGTGACTCCCGAAATCATAACGATTCTGGGTGTGGTGTTGACGCTGAGTTGTCTGTATCGGTGGCAGGAACTTAATTCGCCGCGCGCACTGTGGCTGTTAGTCCCGCTGTTTCTGGTCTGGGCTAATCTTGACCCCCGCGTCTTTCTGGGGATCGCCTTGCTGGCGTTATTCGCACTGGGAGAGACGGTCGCCTCACTGCTGGATCGTTCGGTGTTAAATGATGACACCGATTATCAATCGCTCTGGATGGTTTTGGGAGTCAGCCTGCTAGCGACATTGCTAAATCCCGTTGGCTGGCATTCGCTCACCACCGGTCTGAACTATTACGCCGTTGATTATCCGCTCATGCGTTCGATGTTTGTCGGCGGAGTCAGACCTGAAGAACTCGGCTATTTTTCCATGACGTCGCCTTTGTTCTGGAAGTCGCTCAATCATTACGCGGTAGCCTCTTTCATTCTGATCGTGTTGACGTTTGTGAGTTTTGTGCTGAACCAGGCAAAAATGAGCTGGGGCCAGCTGTTTGTCTTTATCGGCTTTTGTGGTCTTTCTGTACTGGCCAGCCACGAACTGGTGGTGACGGGGGTGCTCTGTGCTATCTTTGCCAATCGGAATTTTCAGATCTGGTATCGAGATAATTTCCGGCAGACCTATAGCGTTGAAACTTCCGAGTTGCTGTTTTCGCGCGGCGGTCGGGCATTAACGGTTCTGACATTTTTTGTCCTGGCTTACCTGGTCGTCTGCGGACGATTCCAGGGGCAGGGCTCGACACGTCATGCTGTGGGAATTGGTTTCAGTCCCTCATTGACACATACCATTGAGGGGTACCAGGAAGCATTAGCTGATTCACTGGATGACCGACCCTTCCATTTTGTACTGGAGCAGGGGGACCTGCTCATCTGGCTGGATCAGAAATCATTCGTGGATAACCGCCTGGCTTTGTTCGCGGGAACCGGGGAAGATGACTTGATTGATCTGCATAATAAAACGCGACGTGCACTGCGTGTGCAACGCGAAGATCAGATCGGCAGCGGTTTACCTCAAGTCTGGAAGCAGACGTTTAATCAATATCAGGTGACCCATGTGATTCCGCGTCTGTCCGGGATGAATCCGGATTATCGTACATTTTTTGACCTGCTGACCACCCCGGACTGGCAATTGACGGAATTAAATGCTGCGACCGCCGTCTTCTATCGAACAGATAATGAAAGCGAAACCACAAAGAATTTCCTGGCGGAACATCAACTCGATTTCAAAAAACAGGCATTCCGGGAACAGAAAGATTTTCCGGAAATCCGTAGCGACTGGGCACGTCCCAAATCCTTTTACAGCCGCTATCTGCTGCCGCAGAATTCGAGTATGGGCAACGATGTGCAGACGGCCCGCCATTATCTGGGTCTGATGTCCCAGTCCGGGGGAAACCACGAGTTGTCATCCAGTTTTGCGATCCTGGCCATTCAGCTGGCAAACCGGGGTTTAATTGAGGATCCGAACAGTGCAGAAGCCTATCGGATCCTGGGGAGTGCCTACGGCTATCTGGCCAGCCTGGAAGCCCAACTGCTGGCACCGCCTGTCGATCGAAATCAGCAGCGGCCTGCAGTCAGTATCGATCGGATGCGTTACTTTCAGATTTTGCATGCCTACCATCAGTCCCTGATCATCGAACCGGAATTTGCGCCCTCACATCTGATGTTGTTCGACCTGTATTCCAATATGGGAAAGATCGATCTGGCACATCATGAATTGAAGACTTATCTGGAAATGATCGAGGGGCAAGAAGAGTTATCGGATGATGCTTTTGCCAGACTGCGGGCTTACACAGATCATCTGGAAAAGCTGAATACGCAAATCACCCAAATCACACAGGAGCTGGATGCCCAGCAGGAAAAAGGAGCCGACAGGCTGCAGTTAGCCAGCCAGGCGTATCAGAATGGATTCGTCTTACTGGCCCGGCGGTATCTGGATGATCCGGTGTATCAGGCACAGAATCCATTGGCTCAGAATCTGAATGCGAGTATTCTGATGGAAGTGGGTCAATCGGAAGAAGCGGATAATCAGATGTCGCTGCTGGAACAGAAAGCGCTGCAGAATCCACAGATCCCCTGGCGGGCACAGGCAGCATTTGCCAATCTGGGGAATGGGAATTATCGTGGCTGCTTTGATTTATGGCGGCAGGAAATCCGGTCGCAAGAAGAAGCTCGTATTGCCGGGATCCTGCAGTCAATGCCTCTGATCCAACCGATATCGAACAGTTTCTGGCCTAATCAGCATGCCGTTTCGATCGTGAACTATCTGTACGGGCTTTCGCAGCAGCAGATACCTTTGCTGCTGAATCTGGCCCGCTGTGAAATCGAAGCGGGTCAACCCGAACTGGCGACAGCGCATTTGCGTGAGATACTGGAGTCGGAACCAGCGACGCCTTACCGGCCACTGGTGCGATTTTATCTGTATCAGCTGACTGGAGAACTGATTCCGGTTCTGCCAGAAGCCCCCGCAGGTCAGACAGAACCGGAGACAGAGGAGCTGCCGCTGGTTGCTCCCAAACCGTAA
- the serS gene encoding serine--tRNA ligase gives MLDLQFICENQEVILENCRNRGIEVDLEQLSKLDQRRRELIVQGDNLRQEQKSVSSQIPKAADNAARQPLIAQGKELREQISAIEIEQREVETLLRSEQARVPNLAHPDVPVGKEDKANTVVRMSGEKPAFDFTPLDHVALAEKHDLIDFEAGTRVAGHGFYYLKNEAVLLEMALCQYAMQKLVQEGFILHSTPDLAKKEILEGIGFNPRGDETQIYSVENTDLSLVATAEITLGGSMKDQIMDRETLPYKIAGLSHCFRTEAGAHGKATRGIYRVHQFTKVEMFAFTEPTNAASDEMHEEIVRIEEEIFQGLGLHYRVVDTCTGDLGAPAYRKYDLEAWMPGRGEAGEYGEVTSASNCTDYQSRRLGTRCKSSGQKGTEFVHTLNGTAVSIARAIIAVLENYQQADGTILVPEVLRPWIGKGQIG, from the coding sequence ATGTTGGATTTGCAGTTCATCTGCGAGAATCAGGAAGTCATTCTTGAGAATTGTCGCAATCGTGGAATCGAAGTCGATCTGGAGCAACTGAGCAAACTGGACCAGCGCCGTAGAGAGCTGATTGTTCAGGGTGACAACTTAAGGCAGGAACAGAAATCGGTCTCCTCTCAAATTCCCAAGGCAGCAGACAACGCTGCCCGGCAGCCGTTGATCGCTCAGGGGAAAGAACTACGCGAGCAGATCTCCGCGATTGAGATCGAGCAGCGTGAAGTCGAGACACTGCTGAGGTCGGAGCAGGCACGCGTGCCTAACCTGGCACACCCTGATGTACCTGTGGGAAAAGAAGACAAGGCGAATACCGTCGTGCGGATGTCGGGCGAGAAGCCTGCGTTTGATTTCACTCCCCTGGATCATGTGGCGCTGGCTGAGAAGCATGACCTGATTGATTTTGAAGCGGGAACGCGGGTCGCCGGTCACGGATTCTATTATCTGAAAAACGAAGCGGTACTGCTGGAGATGGCACTCTGTCAGTATGCGATGCAGAAACTGGTGCAGGAAGGATTCATTCTTCACAGCACTCCCGATCTGGCAAAGAAAGAGATTCTGGAAGGGATCGGTTTTAATCCCCGTGGAGACGAGACCCAGATTTATTCCGTGGAGAATACGGACCTCAGCCTGGTCGCGACAGCAGAGATTACGCTGGGAGGCTCCATGAAAGATCAGATCATGGACCGCGAGACGCTGCCTTATAAAATTGCCGGCCTGTCACACTGTTTCCGTACCGAAGCCGGCGCCCATGGTAAGGCAACACGTGGCATTTATCGCGTGCATCAGTTCACAAAAGTGGAAATGTTTGCCTTCACAGAACCCACCAATGCGGCTTCCGATGAGATGCATGAAGAAATCGTGCGGATCGAAGAAGAGATCTTCCAGGGACTGGGGCTGCATTATCGCGTCGTTGATACCTGTACCGGTGACCTGGGAGCGCCCGCCTATCGCAAGTATGATCTGGAAGCCTGGATGCCCGGTCGTGGCGAAGCAGGCGAATATGGTGAAGTGACCTCCGCTTCCAACTGCACGGATTACCAGTCAAGAAGACTGGGAACCCGCTGCAAGTCAAGCGGGCAGAAGGGGACGGAATTCGTACATACCTTGAACGGGACTGCCGTTTCAATTGCCCGGGCAATTATAGCCGTTCTGGAAAATTATCAGCAGGCGGACGGAACCATTCTGGTTCCCGAAGTGCTGCGACCCTGGATTGGAAAAGGTCAGATTGGTTAA
- a CDS encoding NAD-dependent epimerase/dehydratase family protein, producing the protein MSHCLVTGGAGFIGSHLCEQLIQQGQEVTAVDDLSTGFLQNLDGIIDHPNFTFRTGSITDPVLMAEMVQGVDTIYHLAAAVGVKLVADNPVRTIETNIYPTEVLLRHAVQGGHKFFLASTSEVYGKNPKERWTEEDDLHFGPTTRPRWAYGASKAIDEFLALAYAQKYDLDVRIGRFFNVVGPRQVGQYGMVIPRFIDQALDGGPVVVFDDGSQVRCFGHVDEIVDCVIDLTNLDSAKGQVYNIGSDEPVSICGLAEAIIAKVNPAVKIEYLPYNKAYNEDFEDVQRRVPDLGRLEQTLGRKPQVKLDAILDDIIASKKRIRGLA; encoded by the coding sequence ATGTCTCATTGCCTGGTCACCGGTGGTGCCGGATTTATTGGCAGCCATTTATGTGAGCAATTAATTCAACAGGGACAAGAGGTTACTGCCGTCGATGACCTGTCGACCGGCTTTCTTCAGAATCTGGATGGCATCATTGATCATCCCAACTTCACGTTTCGCACAGGCTCGATTACCGATCCTGTACTCATGGCGGAAATGGTGCAGGGAGTCGATACGATCTATCACCTGGCCGCTGCCGTCGGTGTGAAACTGGTCGCAGACAATCCGGTGCGAACTATTGAAACCAATATTTATCCGACCGAAGTCCTGCTGCGACATGCCGTGCAGGGGGGGCATAAGTTTTTCCTGGCATCGACGAGTGAAGTCTACGGAAAAAACCCCAAAGAACGCTGGACGGAAGAAGATGACCTGCATTTCGGTCCCACGACGCGGCCCCGCTGGGCTTATGGAGCTTCGAAAGCCATTGATGAGTTTCTGGCGCTGGCTTATGCCCAGAAATATGATCTGGATGTGCGCATTGGTCGTTTCTTTAATGTCGTCGGCCCCCGTCAGGTGGGACAATATGGAATGGTGATTCCCCGCTTTATTGATCAGGCGCTGGATGGAGGACCTGTTGTTGTCTTCGATGACGGCAGCCAGGTGCGCTGCTTCGGACATGTGGATGAAATCGTGGATTGTGTGATCGATCTGACCAATCTGGATTCTGCGAAAGGGCAGGTCTACAACATTGGCAGCGATGAACCGGTTTCGATTTGCGGACTGGCGGAAGCCATCATTGCCAAAGTGAACCCGGCAGTTAAAATTGAATATCTGCCTTATAACAAGGCGTACAATGAAGATTTTGAAGATGTGCAGCGGCGGGTTCCCGATCTGGGACGGTTGGAGCAGACGCTGGGTCGCAAGCCACAGGTCAAGCTGGATGCCATCCTGGATGATATCATCGCGTCCAAAAAGCGGATCCGTGGTCTGGCCTGA
- a CDS encoding DUF1559 domain-containing protein has product MRNLERDKRKAFTLIELLVVIAIIAILIALLLPAVQQAREAARRSTCKNNLKQLGLALHNYHDVHGMFVLRRGGTNGSDSATSNRARLSGFVGLLPYIDQAPLFNKISAGDSTRQPMGPCAWCGWSVWNVKIPMLLCPSDGRNKQAIRVNNYVFCIGDTATGINGTNSRGLFPYRFGTRIRDITDGTSNTIAMSEHIRANYGASTNNATRKHNEGIALSQDPANNPGACRSLASGANWVSGTNVKGRHGTSLWDGQAERCAFNTILPPNSPSCASGTNSNADSGTAALAPSSLHVGGVHALMADGGVKFISENIDTGDLSQPSPGTTSTVRSPYGTWGALGTRESEEILGEY; this is encoded by the coding sequence GTGAGGAATTTAGAAAGAGACAAACGAAAAGCGTTTACATTAATCGAACTGTTGGTTGTGATCGCAATCATTGCCATCTTAATTGCATTGTTATTGCCGGCGGTTCAGCAGGCACGTGAAGCGGCCCGCAGATCCACATGCAAAAACAATTTAAAGCAATTGGGATTGGCGCTGCACAATTACCATGATGTACATGGGATGTTTGTGTTGCGTCGAGGGGGAACGAATGGCTCAGACAGTGCTACTTCAAACCGTGCGCGACTCAGCGGCTTTGTGGGACTGTTGCCTTACATAGATCAGGCGCCCTTGTTTAACAAAATTTCAGCCGGTGATTCTACCCGTCAGCCGATGGGGCCCTGTGCCTGGTGCGGCTGGAGTGTCTGGAATGTTAAGATTCCGATGCTGCTGTGTCCGTCTGACGGGCGCAACAAACAGGCGATTCGTGTGAACAATTATGTGTTCTGTATTGGCGATACGGCGACAGGCATCAATGGTACCAATTCGCGCGGCTTGTTCCCCTATCGTTTTGGGACACGGATTCGGGATATTACCGATGGAACCAGTAACACCATCGCCATGAGCGAACATATCCGGGCCAACTACGGTGCAAGTACCAATAATGCTACTCGCAAACACAACGAGGGTATTGCTCTCAGCCAGGACCCTGCAAACAATCCTGGTGCCTGCAGGAGCCTTGCTTCTGGAGCAAACTGGGTGTCTGGAACCAACGTGAAAGGCAGGCATGGAACATCATTGTGGGATGGGCAGGCAGAACGTTGTGCCTTTAATACGATTCTTCCCCCGAACTCTCCTTCCTGTGCTTCCGGGACAAACAGCAATGCAGATTCCGGGACCGCTGCGTTGGCGCCTTCCAGTCTGCATGTCGGGGGCGTTCACGCCCTGATGGCGGATGGGGGAGTTAAATTTATCTCTGAAAATATTGACACGGGAGATTTAAGTCAGCCCAGTCCGGGTACGACCTCCACTGTTAGAAGTCCTTATGGAACATGGGGCGCACTCGGAACAAGAGAGAGTGAAGAAATATTAGGTGAGTATTAA
- a CDS encoding carboxypeptidase-like regulatory domain-containing protein encodes MQHTLGNQLTGRCSALALFFPLFFLQGCGGTEEKLPQRTAVSGIVTFDGEPVEGASITFRPVEESGQTANGRTNDEGQFQMGTFEGTDGVVAGDYIVMISKIKSKSIAKVLPEDDPNYDPDPQPEPPPENLLPEKYSQAETSGLTVTVLKGEEITDLKYELSE; translated from the coding sequence ATGCAACACACTCTAGGAAATCAACTGACAGGACGCTGCAGTGCGCTGGCTCTCTTTTTTCCATTATTTTTTTTACAGGGGTGTGGAGGCACTGAAGAAAAGCTTCCTCAACGTACGGCTGTCTCAGGAATCGTCACCTTTGATGGAGAACCGGTCGAAGGTGCCAGCATCACCTTCCGACCTGTCGAAGAATCCGGACAGACTGCCAACGGTCGTACCAACGACGAAGGGCAATTTCAGATGGGAACGTTTGAAGGAACAGATGGTGTGGTTGCCGGCGATTACATTGTGATGATTTCTAAAATCAAATCAAAAAGTATCGCTAAAGTATTACCGGAAGATGATCCCAATTATGATCCCGATCCCCAACCGGAACCACCTCCTGAAAACCTGCTGCCTGAAAAATATTCCCAAGCGGAAACTTCGGGACTAACGGTTACAGTTTTAAAGGGAGAAGAGATTACAGATCTCAAATATGAATTATCTGAATAG
- a CDS encoding redoxin domain-containing protein, which produces MEENQIGGNVMVCFRDSESGNYRFSWWVWTLLTLFGAFQLSLWQAPLMAAEPEELSASRPPQVETLYEPGQLGGHGATLHRVTITGTARNTAGDPVKDADIYVSSRGWIIPSDFEQLRGHTRSDEYGHFVLKDVQLFVINNRDSRSRPDEGDFIVFGTKENYGLTWHPTRTYRPAARPEETDSRDRNSQSTTSAFYQNEPIVIDLQFDTPAKLKGVITDKQGHPLANAKVQLGYVDRPLSTTPHRTGSCEYLKQKNPYSNQNDSFINFSVVPLSMRETYTDAQGRYEFTQLRRDTSYSANIDPGPEFDPWQFTLVTASQSRNSRNTVAAGYAGEVNHQFTAPRDVTVRVVQSDSGRPVSNVLVTAHPIGEVRRSGIQARTDSQGKARLRLIPDEYKLVSEPNPDQPFLYLSQQYFVPKREASGRNDTPNVTMKLNPAAIVKLKAINAKTGAPIPGVRFNYETYDSGEQTPVSTQTVYVDYPFTNDAGEIQAFMEPGTRRFVVAEPFSLSQAAGSRSERIKLTAGQVTEVTIKLTPAEFLPTHLVASEIQPRKNSLYVPEIQKKWHIQSELLRLTPLRITTQKVSIYRKSVDTENLLKDLRALDPYELPDIKSLLNKYYTGELDWYKQVLTAQGTLKHEARYFNPDARPPLFFNLSGQPLPNLTTMTDGWKTIHHQSMSNQAGINLNRRGRINFHVASPYDFCEWPSLRNRIPAPKNTKKPDVNISQAGQRIIYERESDERVFRRVLDQDTGFIFETSYQIHSHQSEQVKLSFAPYKLANGLILPGMHINWKTYQGKLQRLEVTLIEQAEILSTVPADAFAIALPAGTEFIDSRQLPDNISYIAGNHESKKILSGPVSDFAAYLQRNPYYSHEMETEPQLGRHAPTLEPALWLTADGKTAAPNLNGKVALIHFWGTRNANSMDQLSEMKAAYKKYAEQPVVLIGLHDSYTSTSQLQAIAEQKDLKYTLAIDQRPEEAGWFGKTMQHFRVRDLPQMAVIDQHGNLTFVGDLRQALQKVNQLLDEKN; this is translated from the coding sequence ATGGAAGAAAATCAAATCGGGGGAAATGTGATGGTATGTTTTCGCGACTCAGAATCAGGAAATTACCGGTTTTCATGGTGGGTCTGGACATTACTCACTCTCTTCGGAGCATTCCAGTTGAGTCTCTGGCAGGCTCCACTGATGGCAGCAGAACCAGAAGAACTGTCAGCGAGTCGACCACCGCAGGTAGAAACTTTGTATGAGCCGGGCCAGCTTGGCGGACACGGCGCAACACTGCATCGTGTTACCATCACGGGTACGGCGCGGAATACTGCAGGCGATCCGGTCAAAGACGCTGACATCTATGTTTCCAGTCGCGGCTGGATTATCCCGAGTGATTTTGAACAACTCCGGGGGCATACTCGCAGCGATGAGTACGGGCATTTTGTACTCAAAGACGTTCAACTGTTTGTGATCAACAATCGCGATTCGCGCTCGAGACCGGATGAAGGTGATTTTATCGTCTTCGGCACGAAAGAGAATTACGGTCTCACCTGGCATCCCACCCGCACCTATCGCCCCGCTGCGCGTCCGGAAGAAACAGACAGTAGAGATCGAAACAGTCAGTCTACGACAAGCGCCTTTTATCAGAATGAACCGATCGTCATTGATCTGCAGTTTGATACACCGGCGAAACTGAAAGGTGTCATCACCGATAAGCAGGGACATCCCCTGGCAAACGCGAAAGTGCAACTGGGATATGTTGATCGCCCACTGAGTACCACCCCTCACAGAACAGGTTCCTGCGAATATCTCAAACAGAAGAATCCCTATTCAAACCAGAATGATTCGTTTATCAATTTTTCCGTAGTCCCTTTATCAATGCGTGAAACCTATACCGACGCGCAGGGACGTTATGAATTCACACAACTCCGCCGCGACACCAGTTATTCTGCCAATATCGATCCGGGTCCGGAGTTCGACCCCTGGCAATTTACTCTGGTCACCGCCAGCCAGTCCCGCAATTCCAGAAATACAGTCGCCGCTGGTTATGCTGGCGAAGTCAACCATCAGTTTACCGCACCGCGTGATGTCACTGTCCGCGTTGTGCAAAGCGACTCGGGTCGGCCGGTTTCCAATGTACTTGTGACAGCTCATCCTATCGGCGAAGTGCGACGCAGTGGCATCCAGGCACGAACAGACAGCCAGGGAAAAGCACGGCTCAGGCTCATCCCGGATGAATACAAGCTGGTGTCAGAACCCAATCCGGATCAGCCCTTTCTGTATTTAAGCCAGCAGTATTTTGTTCCCAAACGAGAAGCTTCTGGAAGGAACGACACCCCCAACGTCACCATGAAACTCAACCCGGCGGCGATTGTGAAACTGAAAGCCATCAATGCGAAAACCGGCGCCCCGATTCCGGGAGTCCGCTTCAATTACGAAACTTATGACTCGGGAGAACAGACCCCGGTCTCCACGCAGACCGTTTACGTCGATTATCCTTTTACAAACGATGCCGGAGAAATCCAGGCCTTTATGGAACCAGGTACGCGCCGTTTTGTTGTCGCCGAACCTTTCTCACTGTCCCAGGCAGCAGGCAGTCGCTCAGAGCGGATCAAACTCACCGCAGGTCAGGTCACGGAAGTGACTATCAAATTGACACCGGCGGAATTTCTTCCCACACACCTGGTCGCCAGTGAGATACAGCCTCGTAAAAATTCGCTTTACGTTCCCGAGATTCAGAAGAAATGGCACATTCAGTCGGAACTGCTGCGGCTCACTCCCCTGCGCATCACCACACAGAAAGTCTCAATCTATCGAAAATCTGTCGATACAGAGAACCTGCTCAAAGATTTACGCGCACTGGATCCGTATGAGCTGCCTGATATCAAATCGTTACTCAACAAATATTACACTGGTGAATTAGACTGGTACAAACAGGTGCTGACAGCGCAGGGCACTCTCAAGCATGAAGCACGCTACTTCAACCCTGATGCTCGCCCTCCCCTTTTCTTCAATCTGTCCGGTCAGCCGTTGCCCAATCTCACCACGATGACCGATGGTTGGAAAACAATTCATCATCAAAGCATGAGTAATCAGGCCGGGATTAACCTGAACCGCAGAGGAAGAATCAATTTCCATGTTGCATCCCCCTACGACTTCTGCGAGTGGCCATCACTCCGCAACCGTATTCCTGCCCCCAAAAACACAAAGAAACCCGACGTTAATATCAGCCAGGCAGGACAGAGAATCATTTATGAGAGAGAAAGTGACGAGAGAGTATTCCGCCGCGTCCTGGATCAGGACACCGGTTTTATTTTCGAAACTTCTTACCAGATACATTCTCATCAGTCCGAACAAGTCAAGCTGTCATTTGCCCCGTATAAGCTGGCCAATGGCCTGATCCTGCCGGGGATGCACATCAACTGGAAGACTTACCAGGGAAAACTCCAGCGTCTGGAAGTCACACTGATTGAACAGGCAGAAATACTTTCGACCGTTCCCGCAGATGCCTTTGCGATTGCCTTACCAGCGGGGACTGAGTTCATTGATTCCCGCCAACTGCCTGACAATATCAGCTATATCGCCGGGAATCATGAATCGAAGAAAATCCTGTCTGGACCAGTCAGCGATTTCGCCGCTTACCTGCAGCGGAACCCCTATTACAGCCACGAAATGGAAACAGAGCCTCAGCTCGGCAGACACGCCCCCACTCTGGAACCAGCCCTCTGGTTGACGGCGGATGGAAAAACAGCAGCCCCCAACCTGAATGGAAAAGTGGCCCTGATCCACTTCTGGGGAACCCGGAATGCCAACAGCATGGACCAGTTGTCTGAAATGAAAGCCGCATACAAAAAATATGCAGAACAACCTGTTGTGCTCATCGGACTGCATGATTCTTACACCTCAACATCTCAACTGCAGGCCATTGCAGAACAGAAAGACCTGAAATACACGCTGGCCATCGATCAACGCCCTGAGGAAGCCGGCTGGTTCGGTAAAACCATGCAGCATTTTCGAGTACGCGACTTACCCCAAATGGCGGTCATTGATCAGCACGGAAATCTGACCTTCGTCGGCGATCTCCGACAGGCCCTCCAGAAAGTGAACCAGCTGTTGGATGAGAAGAACTAG